Part of the Gammaproteobacteria bacterium genome is shown below.
CAAACCCGTGGCTACAGCTTCTTGTCCCAACGAAGAAGGGTAGGTTCCCATTTTTCCTGTTCGCTGCATGATAACCGCTTTTGCATCCAATAAACGCGTACGTTGCATGGACGTAAATAATCGAATCAAATGGTTATGGTCATTAGCAAATGCAGGAAGTGCTTGTACGGCGTGTCCTTCCTCATTTAAAAATTGATGATATTGGATGCTAAATTCGGCGACGGTTTTCATGCTCTTCCTTATTCGTTAAGACGTTCTTCAGCGATCGTATGAGCGACAATATTGGTTGATTTATTTTCAGCCTGAGCGCGTTCAAAGACTCGGAGTGATTCATCATCAAGATTAGTGATTTTTAGTTGAGCCCGTTCATGGATAGCTTCGTTGCTGGAATCATATTCAAAGATGTCTCGATTAGACATTTCAGCAGTTGGCATTCGCCATTTCCCCCCCATTAAATATCCCCTAGTCACTACCTGTCTTTCTCCGTGAAGAACGCACTCTAGCCGAAGCCTAGTCCGTTGGCAAGTGCATGCCAGTCTGTACTTTTACCTACACGTTAGGAGGTGGTATATTAAACGCAAGTATAGCAGAGCTACGCTCAGAGGTCATATTGGGTCAGGTCTAACATTGAAACCAGCTCGGAGTTTATGTAGACCTGATTCCTCAATAATGAGTTGGGTTCAATGTTAGACCTTGCCCCATGGCCAATGGGGAGACCTGCCCCCTGAGCCTCTCTGTGATATAATGGTAAAATCTAACAGGACAAAGGAGTGCAGCTATGTCACAAGATTTACGTCTATCTCGCGTGATTGCCCACAGAGGCGCCTGTGCTTACGCACCCGAAAATACTTTAGCCTCCATGCGTAAAGCCCACGCGATGGGAGCCAAGTGGGTTGAATTTGATGTCATGCTGACTGCTGATGGTGAGGCCATCATTATGCACGACGACACGTTGAGAAGAACCACAAACGGCGGAAAACGAGCAGTCGCAGCAACAGCTTACAGTGATATCGCTCAGCTCGATGCGGGTAGTTGGTTCGCAAAACAATATGCTCAAGAAACCGTTCCCACGCTGCACGAACTATTGGACTTACTCATAAAATTAAAACTACACATCAACCTTGAAATAAAACCAACTCCAGGAAAAGAAGCCGAAACCGCTGAAAAATCGATTGCAATAGTCAAAGAAATTTGGCCAACAGCAGAAAGTCCACCGATGATATCAACACAATCTGAAATATGTTTGCGCATTGTGCACCAAATTGCCCCAGAATATTGTTTAGGTACTGTTATTCATGAATGGAATGAGCCTTGGCAACAATGGTTAACTGATTACGCTTGCCAATCTGTTTCTGTTAATCATCAGATTTTATCACCCGAAAAAATTGTTGAATTAAGAAAATACGTGAAATATGTTTTAGCGTATACCGTCAATGAGCCATGGCGAGCTCATGAACTTTTCGAATGGGGTGTTGATTCGGTTTTCAGTGACAAACCGGATTTGTTATCAATAACTTATTCTTAAGCACTTTTCTCTTACCTAGCATTGCCACTGACACAACTATAGACAGTTGCGTCAGTGACATAGACAAGGTGATTATACTATAGGGTATTATTGATTTTAGATGGTAGGACCTCTAATGGAGTGCATAATTGTTCTTTAATCTCTATGAAATCTTTCTGGTTTTTTGCATTGTAAAATAAAATTGAAATCAAAATGTCCCATTTTTTTAATATTTCATTGAGTGATTTAAATAAAGCGGTTTTCCTATCTGAAGAGGTTGGGTCTACGTTATCTGGATAAAACACTAAAGGATATACCCCTTTCTTTTTGTCTTGTGACTCACATTTATCTACAAACATGGCTCCAATATTGTTCAAATTATGTTCTCCATCAAAACTAAATATGTATATTTCAAATAAATCCGTCTCTTTGAATTGATCGATACTAGATGTATAAAGAGATGTAATTATCTTATTTAGACGATCTCTCAGCCGCATGTATTCAATAAGGACTTCATTTTCGTCATGTTGTTGTAAAAGGTGTATCATGTGTTCATAAAGGGAATGTAAGATAATACATCGATACGAAAGGGGGTAGGAGTCTTTTGTGGTTTTGAAAAAACTAGGGTCTGATTCTATCATATACTTCGTTCTGCTCATAACATACCTCACTAGTTATTAATGGTTACATTTTAAATTATAGCATATATTAGTATATTTGTCAAATTTTAGGATATTAGTTAGTGTAGTACGTAACTTGGCAAGTGGGATAATAAATATATTTTAGAAAGCTGCAATCACAAAAGTAAATTTTGTTGAACCCGCCAATTTATTAGAGGATGTTGTTGTATTCTTTCGCGAAGTTCTTGATCGTCAGTAAGCAGGTCTGGTTTGATAACGGAGTTTTTTTGTGCTGTTTCCAAAAATTCAATTTCATTCTTTCGGAAAGGTAATATCTTCTGGAGTGCTTCTTTACATTCATTTAATAGATTCGATGCCCAATCTTGAACGGCACCATAATTTTGTGGTCCAACATTTTTGTTAAGTACAGGAATCAATTTATCACGAATATCTTTCACAGAGAAATTTAGATTATTGATATTAATATTCTGCCAACTTTGCTTTCTCATACTCGCATATATTGTGAACGCTAATCTGAGTTTTTCGATATCTAATGGACATTTTGTAAGTAATTGGTGGCTATCGAATAAATCACGACTAACGTTTCTTTCGAATAAGGCATTGAATTTACCTGCGGCTATTTCATGGATGTCAAGAACTTTGCAATGTGTGGCTTTAGGCCATGATGGTGATTTTCGCCATTCAGGCTCCCATAAGGGTATCCGATATAAATAATTAAGGTCTATTTCAAGACGACCCTTGTTATTTGTAAAACTATTGTAGGTTAAAACTGTTTTACCACCGGCGTGTTTATTCGGGTTTCTGTGAACTGAATATTGTCGTTGCTCACAAATACTTAAGAGTATTTTTTCAACTTCTAATCTATCTTTACGCATAGAATCTTTGTGAAGTTCGCCAATATAATTTAAGTCGATGTCGACAGATAGTCTAGGAAACTCGTCATTATAGAAGAAATTTATAGCTGTACCACCTTTCAAAACAAGTCGATCAGAAAGATAGGGTACTTTCATAAATTCATCTAACAAATTTAAAAGATGAAATACCTTTTCAACCATTTCAGGACGATAGCCTTTATCTTGTGATTCTACTTTCAATTCATTGTCAAATAGTCTCATCATTTGGTTCTTCCCAAGTTCGATTAATAATCTCTAGTGGCACAACTAGTCGCCATTTATCTAAATACGTTCCTTTTTTATATCGCGTGCGATCCATATAGTGAGGCCCTTTTGGAATATGGGGCAAAAGCATATCAATATATTTTTTCTCTACAACATAATGTTTAGGTCGTTGTTCGAGAAAATACCCGACTTTGGCTACAGTAGTAGCATTTTTCAGAAGTAGAGCATAATTCACAATCTTAGCTGGATCAAACTGAGTGATGTTGTCGAGTGAACGCCAAATTTCTTCCCAGCCACCACCCAAATCTGGTCGATCTAAAATATCGACAATTGTGCGTTCTAAATTTGTCACTTTTATGAGTATGCCATTTCGTTTTATCAAATCAATACCGTAGTTGGTTTGGTTTGCTTTGATTAATGCAGTAGGTTGATTAATTGCCCGATAATATTGTGATTCGTATGAAAACGGTAATACCCTGTGT
Proteins encoded:
- a CDS encoding glycerophosphodiester phosphodiesterase; its protein translation is MSQDLRLSRVIAHRGACAYAPENTLASMRKAHAMGAKWVEFDVMLTADGEAIIMHDDTLRRTTNGGKRAVAATAYSDIAQLDAGSWFAKQYAQETVPTLHELLDLLIKLKLHINLEIKPTPGKEAETAEKSIAIVKEIWPTAESPPMISTQSEICLRIVHQIAPEYCLGTVIHEWNEPWQQWLTDYACQSVSVNHQILSPEKIVELRKYVKYVLAYTVNEPWRAHELFEWGVDSVFSDKPDLLSITYS
- a CDS encoding nucleotidyl transferase AbiEii/AbiGii toxin family protein → MMRLFDNELKVESQDKGYRPEMVEKVFHLLNLLDEFMKVPYLSDRLVLKGGTAINFFYNDEFPRLSVDIDLNYIGELHKDSMRKDRLEVEKILLSICEQRQYSVHRNPNKHAGGKTVLTYNSFTNNKGRLEIDLNYLYRIPLWEPEWRKSPSWPKATHCKVLDIHEIAAGKFNALFERNVSRDLFDSHQLLTKCPLDIEKLRLAFTIYASMRKQSWQNININNLNFSVKDIRDKLIPVLNKNVGPQNYGAVQDWASNLLNECKEALQKILPFRKNEIEFLETAQKNSVIKPDLLTDDQELRERIQQHPLINWRVQQNLLL
- a CDS encoding transcriptional regulator, which codes for MRIKDFFESHPVFRYEEFAEFMASNGSHRQQSWKQQLSYHKKVGHLILIRKFLYAVKPFGTQDIWIDPYLIASKATDDAIIAYHASLELHGSAYTTFNELAYLTSHRVLPFSYESQYYRAINQPTALIKANQTNYGIDLIKRNGILIKVTNLERTIVDILDRPDLGGGWEEIWRSLDNITQFDPAKIVNYALLLKNATTVAKVGYFLEQRPKHYVVEKKYIDMLLPHIPKGPHYMDRTRYKKGTYLDKWRLVVPLEIINRTWEEPNDETI